One Helianthus annuus cultivar XRQ/B chromosome 12, HanXRQr2.0-SUNRISE, whole genome shotgun sequence genomic region harbors:
- the LOC110892619 gene encoding formin-like protein 14, which translates to MPPRVRGKGKGPMRAGPSGHAGPSHRRTPSASFSSSNSHNQWGHSFEPARHFVSLSSSPSFHPSFGPPIPDEPQHSHHSHASHHSYESHQSYHSLHSHSFHHSDSTYSHAQFNPNDYVNDFLGFNPLGPEDHFSQEMEMDDDPDPEMQTGTPGHPISNTSGSPYQGSPYRGPDSYVERMATYDWFFTPSYHNSPAQPPLVVPQLQAVSPPPLLVEEPPQQPPQPPPEPPRRRRNAQISVRGGPRFSSP; encoded by the coding sequence ATGCCACCCAGAGTAAGAGGCAAAGGAAAGGGTCCCATGCGAGCTGGACCATCAGGACACGCAGGACCATCCCATCGGCGCACCCCGTCCGCGTCATTTTCTAGCTCGAACTCTCATAACCAATGGGGTCATTCCTTTGAACCAGCGAGACACTTTGTCTCATTGAGCTCTTCACCTTCTTTTCATCCATCTTTTGGGCCGCCTATTCCAGACGAGCCCCAGCATTCTCATCACTCCCATGCATCACATCATTCGTATGAGTCTCACCAATCCTATCATTCCTTGCATTCTCATTCGTTTCATCATTCGGATTCTACCTACTCTCATGCCCAGTTCAATCCTAATGATTACGTTAACGACTTTCTGGGTTTCAACCCTTTAGGACCCGAGGATCACTTCTCTCAGGAGATGGAAATGGACGACGACCCGGACCCAGAAATGCAAACCGGAACACCGGGCCACCCTATTAGCAACACTAGTGGTTCTCCATATCAAGGATCTCCGTACCGAGGGCCTGATTCATATGTTGAGAGGATGGCCACGTATGATTGGTTCTTTACCCCTTCATACCATAACTCTCCTGCTCAACCTCCTTTGGTTGTACCACAACTTCAAGCAgtttcaccaccaccactccttGTTGAGGAACCGCCTCAACAGCCACCACAGCCACCTCCCGAGCCGCCAAGGCGAAGGAGGAATGCACAAATATCCGTGCGAGGAGGACCTCGATTCAGTTCTCCTTAG